The sequence TGTTGCCGTGAGCGCGCCGTACATTCTGGTGCTGTATTACAGCCGCAACGGCTCGACCAACGAGATGGCCCGGCAGATTGCCCGTGGTGTCGAGCAGGCCGGTCTCGAAGCGCGTTTGCGCACCGTGCCGGCAATCTCCACCGAGTGCGAAGCCGTGGCCCCGGCCATACCGGACGAAGGCGCGCTCTACGCCACCCTCGATGACTTGAAGAACTGCGCCGGTCTGGCCCTCGGCAGCCCGACGCGCTTTGGCAACATGGCTGCGCCGCTGAAATACTTCCTCGATGGCACCAGCAATCTGTGGCTGACCGGCGCCCTCGTCGGCAAACCGGCGGGTGTATTCACCTCCACCGCCAGCCTGCACGGCGGTCAGGAAACCACGCTGCTGTCGATGATGTTGCCTTTGCTGCACCACGGCATGCTCATCACCGGTTTGCCGTACAGCGAATCGGCGCTGCTGGAAACCCAGGGCGGCGGTACGCCTTACGGTGCCAGCCATCACGCTGGGGCTGACGGCAAAAGTGGTCTCGATCAGCATGAAGTGGCGCTGTGTCGCGCGCTGGGTCTGCGGCTGGCGAAAACCGCTCAA comes from Pseudomonas sp. RU47 and encodes:
- the wrbA gene encoding NAD(P)H:quinone oxidoreductase, with amino-acid sequence MSAPYILVLYYSRNGSTNEMARQIARGVEQAGLEARLRTVPAISTECEAVAPAIPDEGALYATLDDLKNCAGLALGSPTRFGNMAAPLKYFLDGTSNLWLTGALVGKPAGVFTSTASLHGGQETTLLSMMLPLLHHGMLITGLPYSESALLETQGGGTPYGASHHAGADGKSGLDQHEVALCRALGLRLAKTAQKLVG